From a region of the Candidatus Pantoea bituminis genome:
- the dtnK gene encoding D-threonate kinase, with protein sequence MTQSSWKTPVLVIADDFTGANDAGSGLAQAGARVHVLFNSEMPHNSEAVDVWVISTDSRAISAELAAERITQVVKQHALHAGWLVKKIDSTLRGNVGAEVNAALKASGKQLALVVPAVPRLGRTTRNGAVYLDDVLLTDTEFASDPKTPISSANVLQQLQLPGTQIDLATLRSDRLETVLNNLRGVVVVDAEQDADIARLVRAAARLAETPLLVGAAGLSDALGAHLSTRAAKPVLAVVGSMSASAQQQISKLARQRNIALIDINISELFLQPAWPSASEWIMQSVATLRAGQHTVIRTCQRANQRQEIDQLCQQHNMTRQQLGEAICAFLGEMTRTVCRQQLPNALYLSGGDVAIAVARALGASGFQIQGLVAGCVPHGVLLNSEFILPVMTKAGGFGDENTLVEAIRFIEEKSSE encoded by the coding sequence ATGACCCAATCGTCATGGAAAACCCCGGTATTGGTGATCGCCGATGATTTTACCGGCGCGAACGATGCGGGCAGCGGACTGGCCCAGGCGGGAGCGCGTGTACATGTGCTGTTCAACAGCGAGATGCCGCATAACAGCGAGGCAGTAGATGTTTGGGTGATCAGCACTGACAGTCGGGCAATCAGCGCTGAGCTGGCGGCGGAGCGCATTACGCAGGTGGTAAAGCAGCACGCCCTACACGCCGGCTGGCTGGTTAAAAAAATTGACTCAACCTTGCGTGGCAATGTCGGCGCAGAAGTGAATGCCGCACTCAAAGCCAGCGGCAAACAGCTGGCGCTGGTGGTGCCGGCGGTGCCGCGTCTTGGACGCACCACGCGAAACGGCGCGGTTTATTTAGATGATGTGCTGCTCACCGATACCGAATTTGCCAGCGATCCTAAAACGCCAATCTCAAGTGCCAATGTGTTGCAACAATTGCAGTTGCCGGGCACACAGATCGATCTCGCCACATTACGAAGCGATCGTCTGGAGACCGTACTGAATAATCTGCGCGGTGTGGTGGTGGTGGATGCAGAACAGGACGCGGATATCGCCCGTCTGGTACGCGCTGCGGCGCGTTTAGCTGAAACGCCTTTATTAGTCGGCGCGGCGGGATTAAGCGATGCGCTGGGCGCGCACCTTTCTACCCGTGCAGCAAAGCCGGTGTTAGCGGTGGTGGGATCGATGAGCGCCAGCGCCCAGCAGCAAATCAGCAAGCTGGCGAGGCAGCGCAACATTGCTCTGATCGACATCAATATTAGTGAGCTGTTCTTGCAACCGGCGTGGCCTTCCGCGTCGGAATGGATCATGCAAAGCGTGGCGACGCTGCGTGCAGGTCAGCACACGGTGATTCGAACCTGCCAGCGAGCCAATCAGCGGCAAGAAATTGATCAACTTTGCCAGCAACACAACATGACACGTCAACAACTGGGCGAGGCGATTTGTGCGTTTCTCGGCGAGATGACGCGCACCGTGTGCCGTCAGCAATTGCCAAATGCGCTTTATCTTTCCGGCGGCGACGTGGCCATTGCCGTTGCCCGGGCGCTGGGTGCCAGCGGGTTTCAAATTCAGGGTCTGGTGGCGGGCTGCGTGCCGCACGGGGTTCTGCTTAACAGTGAATTTATCTTGCCGGTGATGACCAAAGCGGGTGGCTTTGGCGACGAAAACACCCTGGTAGAAGCCATACGTTTTATTGAGGAGAAGTCGAGTGAATAA
- a CDS encoding iron-containing alcohol dehydrogenase: protein MNINSTVISGYQALNDIRYLLNGKAKALLVTDKNIESIPAVQALIAQLKQQIAHVSIVNNVPPEPSQHDVAAILSALPSRDVDLVIGVGGGSVLDVAKLLSVLCVENAPSLEALLAGEKPQHRTTSLLIPTTAGTGSEATPNAILAIPEKETKVGIISPVMLPDFVALVPELTTSMPAHIASSTGIDALCHLIECFTATVSNPVSDNYALIGMKKLFANLETTINQPGNLQARLEMLWASYYGGAAIAHAGTHLVHAMSYPLGGKYHLPHGVANAILLAPCMRFVRPAAVSKFAQAYDLLPEADSSLSEEAKSLALVDYFTALVKRLKLPASLEELGISPDHLPYLVEAALDVQRLMKNVPTAVSANDVRDVYLTLFPSHQA from the coding sequence ATGAATATCAACAGCACGGTTATCAGCGGCTATCAGGCGCTGAATGACATTCGCTATCTGCTTAACGGTAAGGCGAAAGCATTACTGGTTACCGACAAGAATATCGAAAGCATTCCTGCGGTTCAGGCGCTGATTGCACAACTGAAACAGCAGATTGCTCACGTCAGCATCGTGAACAACGTACCGCCAGAGCCAAGCCAGCATGATGTCGCGGCTATCCTCAGCGCATTGCCCTCACGTGACGTTGATTTAGTGATTGGTGTCGGCGGTGGCAGCGTACTGGATGTCGCTAAGCTGCTTTCCGTGTTGTGCGTAGAGAATGCGCCGTCGCTGGAGGCGTTGTTAGCGGGCGAGAAACCGCAGCATCGCACCACGTCGCTGTTAATTCCTACCACCGCAGGAACCGGCTCTGAAGCCACACCCAACGCGATTTTAGCCATCCCAGAAAAAGAGACCAAAGTCGGCATTATTTCGCCGGTAATGCTGCCCGATTTCGTGGCGTTGGTGCCTGAACTCACCACCAGCATGCCTGCACATATCGCCTCTTCAACCGGCATTGATGCGCTGTGTCACCTGATCGAATGTTTCACTGCCACCGTGTCGAACCCGGTGAGTGATAACTATGCGCTGATTGGCATGAAGAAGCTGTTCGCCAATCTTGAAACCACCATTAACCAACCGGGCAATCTACAGGCGCGACTGGAAATGTTGTGGGCTTCCTATTATGGCGGCGCCGCCATTGCCCACGCCGGTACGCATCTGGTGCACGCCATGTCCTATCCGCTGGGCGGCAAATATCACCTACCGCACGGCGTTGCCAATGCCATTTTACTGGCACCTTGCATGCGTTTCGTTCGTCCTGCCGCAGTGAGCAAATTTGCTCAGGCATACGATCTGCTGCCAGAAGCAGATAGCTCGCTGAGTGAAGAAGCCAAATCTCTGGCGTTGGTGGATTACTTCACTGCGCTGGTCAAGCGCCTGAAACTGCCAGCCAGTCTGGAAGAGCTGGGTATCAGCCCGGACCACCTGCCCTATTTAGTGGAAGCGGCATTAGATGTGCAACGTCTGATGAAAAACGTGCCAACGGCGGTCAGCGCCAACGATGTGCGTGACGTGTATTTGACGCTGTTTCCTTCACACCAGGCATAA
- a CDS encoding dihydrodipicolinate synthase family protein, with amino-acid sequence MSQKIVGVLTAIITAFDRDGAFNPTTQREQVKRQLNAGNGIFCGGTNGEFFVLNEQEKIAVTETCVDEVNGSAPVVAHIGEISTRETIRLGKQIAKLGVDAVSVITPYFVPLKQEELIYHYQTVADALDVPLFLYNIPARTGNTLQPETVRKLASHPNIIGIKDSAGSYESLSGFLKAAEGIDNFDVLNGPDSLIHQGFVDGCSACISGLANVAPQEINAIWAHFNAGDVAASRLAQENVTGLRTDLYSVGFSPAAVKKPSRCWAMTSVKAAMPCISAPKKSRRSVKS; translated from the coding sequence ATGAGCCAGAAAATAGTCGGCGTATTAACCGCCATCATCACCGCCTTTGATCGTGATGGCGCTTTCAATCCCACCACCCAGCGCGAGCAGGTAAAACGCCAACTGAATGCAGGTAACGGTATCTTCTGCGGCGGCACCAACGGCGAATTCTTCGTGCTGAACGAGCAGGAAAAAATAGCGGTTACCGAAACCTGCGTGGATGAAGTCAACGGCAGCGCGCCAGTGGTGGCGCACATCGGTGAAATATCGACCCGTGAAACCATTCGCCTTGGCAAGCAGATCGCCAAACTGGGCGTGGACGCCGTATCCGTGATCACGCCTTATTTCGTGCCGTTGAAGCAGGAAGAGTTGATTTATCACTACCAAACCGTGGCCGACGCGCTCGACGTCCCGCTATTCCTTTACAACATTCCGGCGCGTACCGGTAATACCTTGCAGCCCGAAACCGTGCGCAAGCTGGCCTCACATCCCAACATTATCGGTATCAAAGATTCTGCGGGCAGCTATGAAAGCCTGAGTGGTTTCCTGAAAGCCGCTGAAGGCATTGATAACTTCGACGTGCTGAACGGTCCAGATTCATTGATTCATCAAGGATTTGTCGATGGCTGCTCAGCCTGCATTTCTGGCCTCGCCAACGTCGCGCCGCAAGAGATCAACGCTATTTGGGCACACTTCAACGCTGGCGATGTCGCCGCCTCACGTCTGGCACAAGAGAATGTGACGGGCCTGCGTACGGATTTATACAGCGTCGGCTTCTCGCCAGCGGCGGTGAAAAAGCCGTCACGCTGCTGGGCTATGACGTCGGTGAAAGCCGCTATGCCGTGCATTTCAGCGCCGAAGAAGAGCAGAAGATCCGTCAAATCGTGA
- a CDS encoding phosphoglycerate dehydrogenase: MKVICTSPSFAKYDAAPIDTLKQHGFELITLPADAPLSTLEPHLAETVAMIVAFTDVNDELLAKAPQLKVVCKHGVGVDNIDLDATRAREIYVTNVPDANKHAVADFAFALMLNSARQITQAAEETRAGNWPRIFATDVYGKTLGIIGLGNIGKQVALRAKGFNMRVIAFDFYPDEKFAAEHGIEFVSMDRLTEEGDFITLHTPLTDETRNLFNAARIKRMKKSAFLINVSRGGVINENDLFQALQDNVIAGAAADVFDHEPLAEHPLFTLPNFIPTSHIAGYTDGAISAIGERCVQQIIQCLKQGERPVNVMNGLA, translated from the coding sequence ATGAAAGTGATTTGCACCTCGCCCTCCTTTGCTAAATATGATGCGGCGCCCATCGACACCCTGAAACAGCATGGCTTTGAGCTGATTACGCTGCCCGCCGATGCGCCATTGTCGACGCTGGAGCCGCATCTGGCTGAAACCGTCGCGATGATCGTGGCCTTTACTGATGTCAACGATGAGCTGCTGGCGAAAGCGCCCCAGTTAAAAGTGGTATGTAAACATGGCGTTGGCGTCGATAACATCGATCTGGATGCAACGCGCGCGCGCGAAATTTATGTCACCAATGTCCCTGACGCCAACAAGCACGCGGTGGCTGACTTCGCTTTCGCGCTGATGCTTAACAGTGCGCGTCAGATCACGCAGGCCGCAGAGGAAACCCGCGCCGGCAACTGGCCACGTATTTTCGCCACCGACGTCTACGGTAAAACGTTGGGCATTATCGGGCTGGGCAATATTGGTAAGCAGGTCGCGCTGCGTGCCAAAGGCTTCAACATGCGCGTTATCGCGTTTGATTTTTATCCCGATGAGAAATTTGCCGCCGAGCACGGCATCGAGTTCGTCAGCATGGATCGTCTGACTGAAGAAGGCGATTTCATCACGCTGCATACGCCACTGACCGATGAAACCCGTAACCTGTTCAATGCCGCGCGTATCAAACGGATGAAGAAATCTGCCTTCCTGATCAACGTCTCACGCGGTGGCGTGATCAACGAAAACGATCTGTTCCAGGCGCTACAGGACAACGTGATTGCTGGCGCTGCCGCTGACGTATTCGACCACGAACCCTTAGCTGAACATCCGCTGTTTACGCTGCCGAATTTTATTCCTACCTCGCACATCGCCGGTTATACCGACGGCGCAATCAGCGCTATTGGCGAACGTTGCGTGCAGCAGATTATTCAGTGCCTTAAACAGGGCGAACGCCCAGTTAACGTGATGAACGGGTTGGCGTAA